One Branchiostoma lanceolatum isolate klBraLanc5 chromosome 18, klBraLanc5.hap2, whole genome shotgun sequence DNA window includes the following coding sequences:
- the LOC136424155 gene encoding uncharacterized protein has product MEPQGTSTATVHVQSVGGPPPVVARRKGSSDPPPSPIRKRIKAGEDRLRSLEESGFLSDPSPFLDTEMESEEMPMAEEEAPPSDTPMKDMSSLHDAIDGGSPADVAQAVFAVPAVKQELLRMFLEEVGNESSLLCSEGILSAIKLLTGGQNLRERLHECAPILLNVLDTVSDTMTAFTKAQPTKAGKRALEDLKRQLTKMGKVHVGTKIVESAKETFEGVSSGSEKESRSGSVSDDNASEAESSSSSPEPERRHIRSPLTRMQSEPVSLMMQSTPTNAGNTSEKKRTHTRTPSAPIQIPTVSVAMPAEDVDMSSSPSDGFRERSLSLPSNSKLFQRGYKQGLFEEHHSKSIKTSVEVFVRAVNDMEGAVLFPTRLRYISEDLDLSESLPTMLRECDLYELFESLKKLRTELDEGRLTIAQYDGSSEQLKSVVELIHRQVLSLSTILEQLAETARLVTRQYEEHL; this is encoded by the exons ATGGAACCCCAGGGAACGTCTACAGCCACCGTGCATGTCCAGAGCGTCGGCGGGCCCCCTCCCGTGGTCGCCCGAAGGAAGGGCAGCAGCGACCCGCCGCCTTCCCCGATACGGAAGCGGATCAAAGCCGGGGAAGACAGACTGAGAAGTCTTGAGGAAAGTGGGTTCCTCAGCGACCCCTCCCCTTTCTTAGACACGGAAATGGAATCTGAAGAAATGCCG ATGGCTGAGGAGGAAGCGCCACCTAGTGACACACCGATGAAGGACATGAGCTCTCTTCATGACGCCATCGACGGAGGCAGCCCTGCGGACGTGGCTCAAGCTGTCTTCGCTGTCCCCGCCGTCAAACAAGAGCTTCTCCGCATGTTCCTAGAGGAGGTGGGAAACGAGAGCTCCCTCCTGTGCTCCGAGGGGATTCTGTCCGCCATAAAGCTGCTTACGGGAGGGCAGAACCTGCGTGAACGGCTGCACGAGTGCGCGCCGATACTTCTGAACGTCCTGGACACCGTCTCCGACACCATGACGGCCTTCACGAAAGCGCAGCCCACGAAAGCGGGGAAGCGGGCCCTGGAGGACCTGAAGAGGCAGCTCACGAAGATGGGGAAGGTCCACGTGGGGACCAAGATCGTGGAGTCGGCTAAAGAGACGTTCGAAGGCGTGAGCAGCGGTAGTGAGAAGGAGAGCCGTAGCGGCAGCGTTTCGGACGACAACGCCTCCGAAGCCGAATCGTCCAGTTCCTCCCCGGAGCCAGAGCGACGTCACATTCGCTCGCCGCTTACCCGTATGCAGTCGGAACCAGTATCCCTGATGATGCAGTCAACCCCAACCAACGCCGGCAACACCTCTGAAAAGAAACGCACCCACACCCGCACGCCATCCGCTCCGATTCAAATCCCCACCGTGTCCGTGGCGATGCCAGCAGAAGACGTCGACATGTCCTCTTCCCCCTCTGACGGCTTCAGGGAAAGAAGCCTCAGCTTGCCGTCAAACTCCAAGCTCTTCCAGCGAGGCTACAAGCAGGGCCTCTTCGAGGAACATCACTCGAAATCCATCAAGACGTCTGTGGAGGTCTTCGTTCGGGCCGTAAATGACATGGAGGGGGCGGTGCTGTTTCCGACGCGTCTTCGATACATCTCGGAAGATCTCGATCTCTCGGAGAGCCTCCCGACGATGCTCCGCGAGTGCGATCTGTACGAGCTGTTTGAGTCGCTGAAGAAGCTGAGGACTGAGTTAGACGAGGGGCGGTTGACGATCGCACAGTACGATGGAAGCAGCGAGCAGTTGAAGTCCGTTGTGGAACTCATCCACAGGCAGGTGCTGAGTCTGTCCACCATCCTAGAGCAGCTGGCAGAAACCGCACGTCTCGTCACCAGACAGTACGAGGAACacttgtaa